GCAACAATTGTGGGTGGAATATTTGCGATGATATTTCAAAATGCAAGTTTTGTGGATATTTTAAATGTGTTACAAGATGGATATGTAGGAGAAACTAATATTGTAATTGTAGATAAATTACTTACCAGAGGAGGAGTAAATGGTATGTTATGGACTATTTCTCTTATTATATTTGCCCTATGTTTTGGAGGAATTTTAGAAAAGGCTAGATTTACAGAAGTAATACTAGAAAAATTGATTCAGTATGTACATTCTGTGGGAAGTCTTGTAGCTACAACTATAGTGACTGGAATTCTTTGTGATTTTGTTCTAACTGATCAATATTTAGCTAATATTATTCCAGGAAGAATGTTTTATAAGGTTTATGATGATATGGGGCTAGAGAGATACTATCTTTCAAGGACTTTAGAAGATGGCGGTTCATTGTGGTCGCCAATGTTTCCATGGAATGGCTGTGGTGCTTATCAATCAGCTACTTTAGGAGTACCTACTTTCTCATATTTTCCATATGTATTTTTAAGTTTAATAAATCCAATTGTTTCAATTTTTATGGCTTATATGGGCATTGCTGTATTCAGAAAAAAGCTTGAAAAAGAAGGTATTGAGGTTGTAGAGGTAGAAAACTTAGATGAGTTAGATCAAATTAGAAAAAATAATTAATAAAAAAATGAAATTATTTTAATTTAAATGTAATAAAAAATAACAATATATTTAAATATTTTTGACAATATTTAAATATATTGTATAATAAAGACATAAGTACATAAAAATAAATTTAAAGGATGTGGTGTGTTATGAAAAAGATTTTTAGTTTTTTACTTGCTATTTTTTCAGTAATTTTTATAATTTCTTGTCGTCCTTCAGATTCAGGTGCCAGTGCACAAAAAACTGATGAGCCTATAGTTATAAAAATAGGACATACAGATTCCAGTTCACGTTCTACAAATGTTTGGAGCTTGGAGTTAGGAAAAATTTTAGAAGAAAAAGCTCCTGGAAAATTCAAAATTGAAGTTTATCCAGATGGTCAATTAGGTGATACACCAGATTTAGTTGCAGGAGTAAAATTAGGTACAGTAACTATGATGTTTGATTTATCTGCAGCAGTTACTGCAGCAGCAGGACCAGAATCTGCATGTATAGATTTGCCTTATTTATATCCTACCTATGAAGATTGGATTAAAGGAACTTTTGAAAATGGTGGTTTACAGGTTTTCAATGAATATTTAGCGAAACAAGGTTATTATTGTATAGATATGTATTATAATGGTATGAGGCAGGTTGCTAGTGTTAAAAAGAATTATCATAATTCAGATGATTTAAAGGGACAAAAAGTTAGAATTGCCCAAAATGAGTTAAATGTTGCTATGTGGGATGCTATGGGAGCGAATCCAACTCCAATGTCATGGGGAGAAGTTATAACTTCATTATCACAAGGAACAATAGATGCACTTGATCACTCATTAGGTGTGTTTAATGATTTTTCATTGCATAAAATAGCACCTTATATAACATTGACAAACCATGCAAGCTCTCCATTCCCAATAGTTTGCTCTTTAGATTGGATAAACTCATTACCTCAAGACTTAAGAACTACTTTAGAAGAAGCAGTTAAAGAAGTTGCTAAGAAACAAAGAGATGAAGAGAGAGGAAATGAGTTAAAATATATAGAAAGATTTAAAAATGAAGGAGCTACTGTTCAAGAGTTAACAGCTGAAGAAATAGTTGCATTCCAAGAAAAAGTAAAACCTGTATATGATAACTGGAGAAAAAAAGTTGGGGACGAAGTTATGGATAAATGGCTAGCAACAGTTCCTAAAATATAATTAGGGTGAAATTATGAAGAAGAAAAACAAACTAGTAGATTTTCTTGATAAATTAGAAGAAATAGTTTTAGTAATAATGTTTGCACTTATGGTTCTTGTAATTTTTGGTCAAGTTATTATGAGATATGTTTTTAACAATTCTCTATCTTGGTCCGAAGAATTAGGGAAATTTTTATTTGTCTGGATTTCATGGATAGGTATAAGCATAGGTGCCAAAAGAAAGGAACATATAAAAATAACAATGTTTGTAGATAAATGTTCAGCCAGAAATGCTCTAATCTGTGAAATTTTATCAGAGATTGTAGTATTTGGAATTTGTGCTGTAACAGCTTATTATGGAATAGAACTTGTAATTTCGCAGGCACATATTAATTTTGCTGGAATAAAAATTAGTATGTCTTGGGGTTATTTAGCTGTTGTGATAGGCTGTATAGTAATGATGTTAAGAAACTTAATAATAATAAAGTCTTCCTTTAATTCTTTAAGAAGTGGAGGGGATGTCTAGTGACTTTTTTAGTTCTTTTTATAGTTTTATTTTTAATGCTAATGATAGGAGTACCGGTAGGTTTTGCTATTGGTGGAGCTACTATGGTTTCTATGTACTTCTGTTCTAATTTAAATATGGTTGTAAATGCACAATATTGTTTTTCTGGAATAAATTCATTTACAGTTATGGCAATTCCATTTTTTATGTTAGCTGGCTTAATTATGTCCACTGGAGGAATAGCTAAAAGAATTGTTGCCTTTGCTTCAGCCTTGATAGATTTCGTAACAGGAGCATTGGGTTGTGTTACAATTTTAGCTTGTATGTTTTTTGGAGCTTTATCAGGGTCTGGTATGGCTACGACTTCAGCTATTGGTGGAATGATGATTCCGGAAATGAAAAAGAAAGGATATCCTTCAGAATATGCAGCAACTTTAGTTTGTTTTGGAGGAATAGTAGGCCCTATTATACCTCCTAGCTTATCTTTTGTGCTTTATGGAGCAACTACAAATACACCTGTCCCAAGTTTATTTTTGGCAGGAGTTCTACCAGGAATTTTATTAGGTTTAATATTTTTAACAATAAATATTATTTTTTGTAAAAAAGCTAAGATAGAGGTAAGAGATAGGGAAGAAGAAGGAGATACTTTAGTTGAAATATTAAAGAATAGATTGAAGAGAATATGGTTTGCAACAAAGGATGGAATATGGGCATTGTTGTCACCAACAATTATATTGGGGGGAATTTATTCAGGAGTTTTTACTCCAACTGAGGCAGCCTGTATTTCAGTCGTTTACTCTGCATTAATAAGTTATTTCGTATATAAAGATTTGGATTTAAAAGCACTTTATAATACACTTTTAGATGCAGCAGTTCTAAATGGAATAACTTCATTTTTGTTAGGTTATTCAACGGTTTTTTCTACATTTATGACTTTTGAGAAGGTACCACAAATGATATCTACTTTCTTAACAACAGTTTCAGATAGTCCCTTTGTAATTTTATTTTTTATAAATTTAATACTTCTATTTATTGGTTTATTCCTAGATACAGTTCCAGCAATAATAGTAATGGCACCTATGCTTTTACCAACTGTAAAATCATTGGGTATCAATCCTGTTCATTTTGGAGTTATAATGGCAGTGAATTTAGCCATAGGGCTTTGTACACCACCTTATGGATGTAACCTTTTTGTAGGAGCTGCTGTTGCTAAAATAAAGTTGGACAGTATGTTTAAGCTGATTATACCTTTCTTTTTAGCAGCTATTGTTGCACTTGCAATGATAACTTATATTCCATGGTTATCATTAGTCTTTATAAAATAAAAAATTGAGGTTACTACAAATATCTAAATAAAGTAAAAAATAGTTCATTACTGGCTAAATTTCTTAACATTTAAAAATTGACATTCGCTGCAAATTCGGTAACTCGCTTCGCTCAGACATACCGACATTTGCTCGGCTCATTTCCTTCAATTTTTAAATTAAAATTTAGATGTAATTCACTTATTTTTTACTTATTAAATAGATAAATTGTAGTAACCTCTTATTTTATATAATTTTTTATTCTAATTAAATGTTTTTAAGATTTAAAACAACCGGACAGTGGTCTGAACCTTCTTGCTGTGAATGGATTTCAGCAGCAACTAAGTTATTCTCCAATGCATTTGACACAACAAAGTAATCAATTCTCCATCCAGTATTATTTTTTCTTGCATTTGCTCTATATGACCACCATGAATAAGCATGCTCTAAATTTGGGAAAAAATATCTAAATGTATCTATAAATCCAGCATCTAAAAGTGTTGAAAATTTATCTCTTTCTTCATCTGTAAATCCCGGATTTCTTCTATTAGTTTTAGGATTTTTTAAATCGATTTCTTTATGAGCTACATTTAAGTCACCACATACAACAACCGGCTTTTTAGTTTCTAAAGTTTTCAAATAATTTCTAAATTCATCTTCCCAAATCATTCTATAATCTAATCTCAAAAGTTCATCTTTTGAATTTGGAGTATATACAGTTACCATATAAAATTTTTCAAACTCAAGTGTAATAACTCTTCCCTCTTGATCATGCTCTTCTATACCAATTCCATAAGAAACAGATAGTGGCTCTTTTTTTGTAAAAATAGCAGTTCCTGAATATCCTTTTTTTTCAGCATAGTTCCAATATTGATAATATCCTTTTAAATCCAACTCTAACTGCCCTTCACTAAGTTTTGTTTCTTGTAAACAAAAAATATCAGCATTTTCTGCATTAAAATATTCTAAGAAGCCTTTTTTTAGACAAGCTCTTATCCCGTTTACATTCCATGATATTAATTTCATTAATTTCTTCTTCCTTTCTTAATTAAAAATAGTTCTTATATATTTTCTAGTAAATATTTTATGGCTAGAATGTAGCTATATTTCCCAAAGCCAGTTATCTGACCAATACAAGCTCCAGCGATTAAACATTTATTTCTAAATTCCTCTCTTTTATGTATATTAGAAATATGAACCTCAACAGTAGGTATACTAACAGCTTTGATTGCGTCAAATATAGAAACTGAAGTGTGAGTATAACCTCCGGGATTTATAACTATGGCATCATATTTTTCTTTATAAGCTTTTTGAATAAAATTTATTATTTCTCCTTCTATGTTACTTTGTAAAAAAGTAAAGTTAATATTTTTAAACTCGGCATAATTTTTTATTTGTTCACAGAGAGTTTCATAGTTAAGTGAACCATAAATATCCTTTTCTCTAATTCCTAAAAAATTAAGATTAGGACCATTTATTATCATTATTTTATTCATTTTTTGCTCCTAGAAATAAATTTTCTAAATATATTTTCAATTCTTCTCTCAGGCTATCATCAAATTTCTTATTGAACAAAATTTCATCGGTTTTTATTGCCTGTTCAATTAACATTTCCAGTCCGTTTATAGCTTTTAAATTAAATAAAGTAGCAGTCTTTAAAAATTCTGTCTGTAAAGGATTGTATATCAAATCAATTGCTACTTTAAATTTTGAAATTATTTCTGTGGGAACGATTTTACCACATATATCAGGATACATTCCTACAGGTGTTGTATTTATTAAAATATCACCGGACAAATCTTCTTTAAATTCTATCTTACTTTTTCTATCTTTTCTAAAGAGATAATTTATATCAGTTGCAGCTAAACTTTTCAATACAGTTTCAACAGCAGAAGCTGCACCACCTTTTCCAAGTATATATATTTTTTTATTTTTGACATCAATATTATTTTTTTTTAAGCAATACTCAAAGCCATAGTAATCTGTGTTATCACCATAAAATTTATTATTTTGTATATACATTAGATTTATAGCACCAATTTTTTTAGCATTCTCACTGATACTATCTAAACTATCCATAAATATTTTTTTATATGGAATAGTTATATTAACGGCTCTAATATTATTTTCAAGCATATAGGCTTTAAAATTATTGACTTCATTTTCTTCTACTTCAAATAACTCATAATTTAAGTTTAAATTGAATTTTTTATATATAAAATTATGAATATTTGGAGATAAGGAATGAGATAATTTCTTTCCTAAAAGCCCAACTCTCAATTTGACTGTACCTCCTTACTTATATCCATAAGAGTTTGAAAAAATTTCTCTATGTATCTTTTATCCAAAAAGTCTTCATTCTCAGTGTAAGTGTCGATTATCTCTCTTTCTCTTTCCGGGTCAAAAATAGGAATAGCTTTTTCTTTTTTTATTTTTCCAATTTTTTTAGAAATAGCAATTCGTTGTTTTAATAGCTTAAGAAGTTGAATATCTATTTTATTTATTTCATTCCTCAGAAGCTTTATCTCTGTCATTTCTTATCTCCTGTTGAATCTCTTCTAATTTTTTAGAAATTTCATTTTGATCCATTTTTAAAATAGGCTTTTCATTTTCATCAAAAGCTATAATTTCACCATTTGAATTATTGAAATAATAACTTAACTTACCATTTTCATCATAGTATTTCCAAATATCAACCATTTCTCCATTTATAATCTTGCCAGTACTAAGTAAAACACCGTTTTTATCATAATTTTGTATCATGGCTTCTTCATTTTTAGAAAAGGAATTAAACGAAACAGTAGATTTAATTTTTCCATTCTCATAGTAAAATTCCCATACACCAGTTTTTTGGTTATTGTTAGTATAAAATTGTTTAGATTTTAAGGTTCCATCTGGATAATAAAAATTTTTTGGGTTTTGACTATTTGAATTAAAAATTCTAAAATTATTTTTATTAAAAAATTGTTTGATATTATCTCTCAATAAACCATTTCCCAATAAAGCCGTAGTAAAAAATATAAATAAAGTTATACATAGTAAAAATTTTTTATAAAAAAAGTTTCTTTTCATAATCTTCCTCCAAAATTATTTTAACATTTTTTTTTTAATATTAAAAGTATGTTGGGAAAATTTTAAATAAAATATGATATAATAATAAAGATAATGTTTATTATTTTTAGTGAAAAGATATTGTTAAAGAGTAATAAAAAAGAGGAGAATATCGAATGTTCATAGATGAAGTAGTAATTACAGTGAAAGCTGGTAATGGTGGAGATGGTTCAGCGGCATTCAGAAGAGAAAAATTTGTTCAGTTTGGTGGACCGGACGGAGGAGATGGTGGCAAGGGTGGAGATATAATTTTCCTTGCAGATCCTAATATAAATACACTAATTGATTTTAAATTTAAAAAACTGTTTAAAGCACAAAATGGAGAAAATGGTCAAAAAAAACAGATGTATGGTAAAAAAGGAGAAGACCTTATAATTAAGGTCCCAGTTGGAACTCAGATAAGAGATTTTAATAGTGGGAAACTGATACTTGATTTAAATGAAAAGGGAGAAAAAAGAACTCTTTTAAAAGGTGGAAGAGGCGGGTATGGTAATGTTCATTTTAAAAATTCAGTCAGAAAAACTCCGAAAATTGCTGAAAAAGGAGGAGAGGGAGCAGAGATAAAAGTCAAGCTTGAATTAAAACTTTTAGCTGATATTGCTCTTGTGGGTTATCCTTCAGTTGGTAAATCAAGTTTTATAAATAAGGTTTCAGCTGCCAATTCTAAAGTTGGTAATTATCATTTTACAACTTTGGAACCTAAACTTGGAGTTGTGAGATTGGAAGAAGGAAAATCCTTTGTTATTGCGGATATTCCTGGACTGATTGAGGGAGCTCATGAAGGTGTTGGTTTAGGAGATAAGTTTTTAAGACATATAGAAAGATGTAAATTAATCTATCATATAGTTGATG
The DNA window shown above is from Fusobacterium russii ATCC 25533 and carries:
- a CDS encoding shikimate dehydrogenase family protein, which encodes MRVGLLGKKLSHSLSPNIHNFIYKKFNLNLNYELFEVEENEVNNFKAYMLENNIRAVNITIPYKKIFMDSLDSISENAKKIGAINLMYIQNNKFYGDNTDYYGFEYCLKKNNIDVKNKKIYILGKGGAASAVETVLKSLAATDINYLFRKDRKSKIEFKEDLSGDILINTTPVGMYPDICGKIVPTEIISKFKVAIDLIYNPLQTEFLKTATLFNLKAINGLEMLIEQAIKTDEILFNKKFDDSLREELKIYLENLFLGAKNE
- a CDS encoding toxin-antitoxin system YwqK family antitoxin; this encodes MKRNFFYKKFLLCITLFIFFTTALLGNGLLRDNIKQFFNKNNFRIFNSNSQNPKNFYYPDGTLKSKQFYTNNNQKTGVWEFYYENGKIKSTVSFNSFSKNEEAMIQNYDKNGVLLSTGKIINGEMVDIWKYYDENGKLSYYFNNSNGEIIAFDENEKPILKMDQNEISKKLEEIQQEIRNDRDKASEE
- the obgE gene encoding GTPase ObgE, encoding MFIDEVVITVKAGNGGDGSAAFRREKFVQFGGPDGGDGGKGGDIIFLADPNINTLIDFKFKKLFKAQNGENGQKKQMYGKKGEDLIIKVPVGTQIRDFNSGKLILDLNEKGEKRTLLKGGRGGYGNVHFKNSVRKTPKIAEKGGEGAEIKVKLELKLLADIALVGYPSVGKSSFINKVSAANSKVGNYHFTTLEPKLGVVRLEEGKSFVIADIPGLIEGAHEGVGLGDKFLRHIERCKLIYHIVDVAEIEGRDCIEDFEKINNELKKFSEKLSNKKQIVIANKMDLVWDMEKFEKFKSYLAEKNIEVFPVSVILNEGLKEVLYRSYELLSKIEREPLEEENDINSVLKELKVHKEDFEITRDENNIIHVGGRIVDDVLAKYVIGMDDESLVNFLHIMRNLGMEEALIDFGVEDGDTVKIADVEFEYFE
- a CDS encoding chorismate mutase, coding for MTEIKLLRNEINKIDIQLLKLLKQRIAISKKIGKIKKEKAIPIFDPEREREIIDTYTENEDFLDKRYIEKFFQTLMDISKEVQSN
- a CDS encoding TRAP transporter substrate-binding protein: MKKIFSFLLAIFSVIFIISCRPSDSGASAQKTDEPIVIKIGHTDSSSRSTNVWSLELGKILEEKAPGKFKIEVYPDGQLGDTPDLVAGVKLGTVTMMFDLSAAVTAAAGPESACIDLPYLYPTYEDWIKGTFENGGLQVFNEYLAKQGYYCIDMYYNGMRQVASVKKNYHNSDDLKGQKVRIAQNELNVAMWDAMGANPTPMSWGEVITSLSQGTIDALDHSLGVFNDFSLHKIAPYITLTNHASSPFPIVCSLDWINSLPQDLRTTLEEAVKEVAKKQRDEERGNELKYIERFKNEGATVQELTAEEIVAFQEKVKPVYDNWRKKVGDEVMDKWLATVPKI
- a CDS encoding TRAP transporter small permease, producing MKKKNKLVDFLDKLEEIVLVIMFALMVLVIFGQVIMRYVFNNSLSWSEELGKFLFVWISWIGISIGAKRKEHIKITMFVDKCSARNALICEILSEIVVFGICAVTAYYGIELVISQAHINFAGIKISMSWGYLAVVIGCIVMMLRNLIIIKSSFNSLRSGGDV
- a CDS encoding exodeoxyribonuclease III — protein: MKLISWNVNGIRACLKKGFLEYFNAENADIFCLQETKLSEGQLELDLKGYYQYWNYAEKKGYSGTAIFTKKEPLSVSYGIGIEEHDQEGRVITLEFEKFYMVTVYTPNSKDELLRLDYRMIWEDEFRNYLKTLETKKPVVVCGDLNVAHKEIDLKNPKTNRRNPGFTDEERDKFSTLLDAGFIDTFRYFFPNLEHAYSWWSYRANARKNNTGWRIDYFVVSNALENNLVAAEIHSQQEGSDHCPVVLNLKNI
- the aroQ gene encoding type II 3-dehydroquinate dehydratase, whose product is MNKIMIINGPNLNFLGIREKDIYGSLNYETLCEQIKNYAEFKNINFTFLQSNIEGEIINFIQKAYKEKYDAIVINPGGYTHTSVSIFDAIKAVSIPTVEVHISNIHKREEFRNKCLIAGACIGQITGFGKYSYILAIKYLLENI
- a CDS encoding TRAP transporter large permease; amino-acid sequence: MTFLVLFIVLFLMLMIGVPVGFAIGGATMVSMYFCSNLNMVVNAQYCFSGINSFTVMAIPFFMLAGLIMSTGGIAKRIVAFASALIDFVTGALGCVTILACMFFGALSGSGMATTSAIGGMMIPEMKKKGYPSEYAATLVCFGGIVGPIIPPSLSFVLYGATTNTPVPSLFLAGVLPGILLGLIFLTINIIFCKKAKIEVRDREEEGDTLVEILKNRLKRIWFATKDGIWALLSPTIILGGIYSGVFTPTEAACISVVYSALISYFVYKDLDLKALYNTLLDAAVLNGITSFLLGYSTVFSTFMTFEKVPQMISTFLTTVSDSPFVILFFINLILLFIGLFLDTVPAIIVMAPMLLPTVKSLGINPVHFGVIMAVNLAIGLCTPPYGCNLFVGAAVAKIKLDSMFKLIIPFFLAAIVALAMITYIPWLSLVFIK